In Gossypium raimondii isolate GPD5lz chromosome 12, ASM2569854v1, whole genome shotgun sequence, a single window of DNA contains:
- the LOC105763749 gene encoding uncharacterized protein LOC105763749 → MSPYFPQLFPQIETWVEINDLHKLTRFRLFILIKGFFLRILCWNALSSLMISIFKVHQARLRGDKIDVVVKVQHSGIQDLMMTEICKLQAFAQYIQCRNFFGN, encoded by the exons ATGTCCCCTTACTTTCCCCAATTATTTCCCCAAATTGAAACCTGGGTTGAAATCAACGATTTGCATAAGCTCACTCGCTTCAGATTATTCATCTTGATTAAAG GTTTCTTCCTGAGGATCCTTTGCTGGAATGCTTTGAGCTCGTTGatgatttcaatttttaag GTTCATCAAGCAAGATTGAGAGGTGATAAGATCGATGTTGTTGTTAAG GTGCAACATTCGGGAATCCAGGATCTTATGATGactgaaatttgtaaattgcaAGCATTTGCACAATACATTCAGTGTCGAAACTTTTTtggaaattga